A genomic stretch from Scatophagus argus isolate fScaArg1 chromosome 19, fScaArg1.pri, whole genome shotgun sequence includes:
- the armc2 gene encoding armadillo repeat-containing protein 2, with amino-acid sequence MGSMERKPEICSQFMPRRNSLRKTTAEIVSEARQSLRVQSTQRPFTPRDGHRQLFGKSFVYRDNRPPSSFSLHAQNFDAPDSRPGSGTRLSPLDHKPKFPVPCDADDPFKAFPKPPTDPLEVKRGLAGARARLLRAGSLTMLPPAEGHTDGKDRLDPGPGQRQLSAKRLDHTEVRSGPYITGPRRAASESRIMQPADDSGVGPTECRARRRTGPWNGDNTKSTEEDAESLVWNNKIAPLIQQLESVAAGRSEGSVERLCDLCDRLHGTLAEADMLGRCCKRRSGILRTLFRLIDLNSAQLNLQISKLCLALCVSGNNLLNICKLIFQISRSESNDMLFQNNSIIDQLLGILSNEDVSASGEALLYCVGTLKFLSGNSEILRLMLDKNCMGVAQKLIQKLCTAEDSKFTGYILVQLTATLRNLADPPDSRPLFISFSILSELCLVLRHHLKDQDICTNISRIYSKLSSYSECRLALAQTPDCYQLFLELLSKHHQKQDLVVRLLFTLGNITAKIDEARQQLFQCEGCMVTLLQLYDAYQRRGDSPHTPLRKGVPSANNVQEDDDVLVKLVRVLASMCIHPDVGPALAANTTCIQLLMETLELRSAQESEELLVNVATTINNLSFYQDESSVLRHSQLTISKLMLKLMLSSSVDAMLEATRVYGNLSQSKAVRDFIMQNNVHRFVVTLLDSKSTEMCFSACGVLTNLTQDPPNRVRLSLEGAASKLVDCLRDLGPGDWQLAGQVCQVLWNLTGSGAEKLLDTQERESLLEILVTYLDEKEALRWIENEDVRDFHRACWELEFQPVAQKLTKMLQPLDRTA; translated from the exons ATGGGCTCTATGGAGAGAAAACCTGAGATCTGCAGCCAGTTCATGCCACGGCGCAACTCTTTGAggaaaacaactgcagaaatTGTCAGTGAAGCCAGACAGTCCCTTCGAGTCCAGTCCACCCAGCGACCATTTACACCCAGAGATGGACACAGGCAACTTTTTGGAAAGAGCTTTGTTTACCGTGACAACAGACCTCCGTCATCTTTTAG tcttcatgctCAAAATTTTGATGCTCCCGACTCCAGGCCAGGTTCAGGGACTCGCCTCTCTCCTCTGGACCAT AAGCCAAAGTTTCCAGTCCCCTGCGATGCTGACGATCCGTTCAAGGCCTTTCCCAAACCCCCCACTGACCCACTGGAAGTGAAGAGGGGGTTGGCAGGGGCACGAGCACGCCTCCTCAGGGCTGGATCTCTCACCATGTTGCCTCCTGCAGAGGGACACACAGATG GCAAAGACAGATTGGATCCAGGCCCAGGACAAAGGCAACTGTCAGCTAAACGACTAGACCACACCGAGGTCCGCAGTGGTCCCTACATCACTGGCCCACGCAGAGCAGCAAGTGAAAG TAGAATAATGCAGCCTGCTGATGACTCAGGAGTTGGACCCACAGAGTGCAGAGCGAGGCGGAGAACAG GCCCGTGGAATGGAGACAACACCAAAAGCACAGAGGAGGATGCAGAGTCATTGGTGTGGAATAATAAGATCGCTCCTCTTATCCAACAGCTAGAGAGCGTGGCTGCAG GCAGGTCTGAGGGCTCGGTGGAGCGcctgtgtgatttgtgtgacCGTCTCCATGGCACCTTGGCAGAAGCAGACATGCTCGGCCGATGCTGTAAGAGGAGGTCAGGGATACTTCGAACTCTGTTCCGCCTCATTGACCTCAACTCTGCCCAGCTCAACCTGCAAATCTCCAAGCTCTGCCTTGCT ttgtgTGTCAGTGGAAACAACCTGCTCAACATCTGTAAGCTCATCTTCCAGATCAGTCGCAGTGAAAGCAACGACATGCTCTTCCAGAACAACTCTATCATAG ACCAGTTGCTGGGCATTTTGAGCAATGAGGATGTGTCTGCATCTGGAGAAGCTTTGCTGTACTGTGTTGGGACTCTGAAATTTCTCTCAGGAAACAGTGAAATCCTCAGACTAATGCTGGACAAGAACTGTATGGGTGTGGCTCAGAAACTCATCCAGAAGCTCTGCACAGCAGAGGACAGTAAATTTACTGGATACATCCTCGTACAG CTGACGGCGACTCTGAGGAACCTTGCAGATCCCCCTGATTCCCGTCcactcttcatctccttctctaTCCTATCGGAGCTCTGTCTGGTGCTGCGTCACCACCTCAAAGACCAGGACATCTGCACCAACATTTCCAGAATTTACAG caAACTCTCCTCTTACTCTGAGTGCCGCCTCGCTCTGGCCCAGACCCCCGACTGCTACCAACTATTTTTAGAACTGCTGAGCAAACACCACCAAAAACAG GACCTTGTCGTGCGCCTTCTTTTCACCCTCGGGAACATCACAGCCAAAATCGACGAGGCTCGGCAGCAGCTCTTTCAGTGCGAGGGCTGCATGGTGACACTCCTGCAGCTGTACGACGCCTACCAGCGCAGAGGCGACTCACCGCACACCCCTTTGCGGAAAGGTGTCCCATCCGCCAACAACGTGCAGGAGGATGATGATGTGCTGGTGAAACTGGTCAGGGTGCTCGCGAGCATGTGCATCCACCCAGATGTTGGCCCAGCTCTGGCAGCCAACACAACCTGCATTCAGCTGTTGATGGAAACGCTTG AGCTGAGGTCAGCGCAGGAAAGCGAGGAGCTGCTGGTGAATGTGGCTACCACCATCAACAACCTGTCCTTCTACCAGGACGAGAGCTCCGTACTCAGACACAGTCAGCTCACGATCTCAAAGT tGATGTTGAAGTTGATGCTCAGCTCCAGCGTGGACGCCATGCTTGAGGCCACCCGTGTGTACGGAAATTTGTCACAGTCCAAGGCTGTACGGGACTTCATTATGCAAAACAATG tgCACCGGTTTGTAGTGACGCTGCTCGACTCAAAAAGCACTGAGATGTGTTTTTCAGCCTGCGGGGTCCTCACCAACCTGACTCAGGACCCTCCAAACAGGGTCAGACTCTCACTAGAGGGGGCTGCTTCCAA aCTTGTGGACTGTCTGAGAGACTTGGGACCAGGTGATTGGCAGCTGGCGGGCCAGGTTTGTCAGGTGCTGTGGAACCTGACCGGCAGCGGTGCAGAAAAGCTGCTGGACACACAGGAGAGGGAGTCACTGCTGGAGATCCTGGTTACATATTTAG atGAAAAGGAGGCTCTGAGGTGGATAGAAAATGAAGATGTGAGGGACTTCCACAGGGCATGCTGGGAGCTAGAGTTCCAACCTGTAGCTCAGAAACTGACAAAGATGCTCCAGCCTCTGGACCGGACAGCCTGA